The following proteins are encoded in a genomic region of Necator americanus strain Aroian chromosome II, whole genome shotgun sequence:
- a CDS encoding hypothetical protein (NECATOR_CHRII.G7065.T2) gives MNGVERPRSLSRITIGTVSESDAEYMDASESVTYGDSLDLLDTIAETQITLNLFLNNKFGLAEERMAQLADRSMYHALGYNTIVFIKAIMTCDKGDLERSMQVSKDACAVIERFRQKFSLSETFLNLGGKFSRNITDGTANV, from the exons ATGAATGGTGTGGAGCGCCCACGGTCTCTGAGTCGCATCACCATCGGGACTGTTTCGGAGAGCGACGCTGAGTACATGGACGCTAGTGAGAGTGTAACCTA CGGAGATTCGTTAGATTTACTGGATACGATAGCTGAGACCCAGATTACTTTGAATCTATTTCTTAACAACAAATTCGGTTTGGCTGAGGAGAGAATGGCGCAGCT TGCCGACAGAAGTATGTACCATGCGCTGGGCTACAACACTATAGTGTTCATCAAGGCAATAATGACCTGCGATAAG GGAGATCTGGAAAGGTCGATGCAAGTCTCCAAAGACGCCTGCGCTGTTATTGAACGTTTCCGCCAGAAGTTCTCTCTTAGTGAAACGTTTCTAAATTTAGgagggaaattttcaagaaacatTACTGATG GTACTGCGAACGTTTAA